The Aminiphilus circumscriptus DSM 16581 genome contains a region encoding:
- a CDS encoding tRNA dihydrouridine synthase — protein MSLPERPARLVTETECPLERATGGIFVGGVSVANPLWLAPLADVSTFPVREMFRRLGAGLTHTEMISLSGLLHGNRTTVRMLPEVGEAPLVLQFFGCGAEDVRRGAAVALTRGALPQVLQLNMACPVRKVFRRGEGARLLETPDIAEAMVKALGEFGLPVWVKIRLCAEGYPLSTENFVEMLFEAGADHVSVHGRTQKQLYAGKADRDAVERIARAFPGKISGSGDVYRVEDVLEYLRRGCVGVLVARGGMRDPFLVPRSLAALKYPVEPALCLPSPADRVGLLMELGFRMEEREGERGALSLMKRFLSGMFKGTRGAAHLRTTISTLRTVDDVAAVLRAWQETVEGSDDYGGEGTEEHTDA, from the coding sequence ATGTCCTTGCCTGAGAGGCCTGCCCGCCTCGTGACGGAGACGGAATGCCCTTTGGAACGCGCGACGGGCGGCATCTTCGTGGGCGGTGTTTCCGTGGCGAACCCGCTCTGGCTTGCGCCGCTCGCCGACGTGAGCACCTTTCCCGTGCGGGAGATGTTTCGCCGTCTCGGCGCAGGATTGACTCACACGGAGATGATCAGTCTTTCCGGGCTTCTTCACGGCAACCGTACCACGGTGCGCATGCTTCCCGAGGTGGGAGAGGCGCCTCTCGTGCTCCAGTTTTTTGGCTGCGGTGCCGAGGATGTTCGTCGAGGGGCCGCCGTCGCACTGACCAGGGGTGCTCTCCCGCAGGTGCTGCAGCTCAACATGGCCTGCCCGGTGCGGAAGGTCTTTCGCCGGGGCGAGGGCGCCCGGCTTCTCGAAACCCCGGACATCGCGGAAGCCATGGTGAAAGCCCTCGGGGAGTTCGGCCTTCCCGTATGGGTGAAGATACGCCTCTGTGCCGAGGGATATCCCCTGTCCACGGAGAACTTCGTGGAGATGCTCTTCGAGGCTGGGGCAGACCATGTCTCCGTGCACGGAAGAACCCAGAAACAGCTCTACGCCGGAAAGGCCGATCGGGATGCGGTGGAGCGCATCGCCCGTGCTTTTCCGGGAAAAATCAGCGGCAGCGGCGATGTCTACCGGGTGGAGGATGTGCTGGAGTACCTCCGTCGAGGTTGTGTGGGGGTTCTCGTTGCCAGGGGAGGGATGCGGGATCCTTTTCTGGTTCCCCGAAGCCTCGCCGCACTGAAATATCCTGTGGAACCGGCGCTCTGTCTGCCCTCGCCGGCCGATCGCGTCGGCCTTCTGATGGAGCTTGGATTTCGCATGGAGGAGCGGGAGGGAGAAAGAGGAGCGCTCTCCTTGATGAAGCGCTTTCTCTCGGGTATGTTTAAAGGCACGCGTGGAGCGGCCCATTTACGCACCACCATCAGTACGCTGCGAACGGTGGACGATGTGGCGGCGGTGCTGCGCGCATGGCAGGAAACGGTTGAAGGGAGCGACGATTATGGAGGAGAAGGAACAGAAGAGCACACAGATGCCTGA
- a CDS encoding type III pantothenate kinase has product MLLVLDVGNTNTVVGIYEGEVLRHSWRLMSERRTADELTIFLLNLMQMAGVAPSRIRGAIAAGVVPPLEAPWQEGIRNALNIECLKVGLSLDLGMEIRYRAPAEVGADRIVNAVAGVAKFGFPLIIADFGTALTLDVVDGDGAYLGGTIAPGLSVSMEALFGKTAKLPKVALEAPPSVIGRTTMESIQSGILFGYAGLVDSLARRIWAELGVRTPLVATGGQALAVAPFSETIGTVEPWLTLEGLRLLFLRNCPDRSAHVLA; this is encoded by the coding sequence ATGTTGCTCGTGCTGGATGTGGGAAACACGAATACCGTGGTGGGCATCTACGAAGGAGAGGTGTTGCGTCACTCCTGGCGCCTCATGTCCGAGAGGCGTACCGCGGATGAACTGACGATCTTCCTTCTGAACCTGATGCAGATGGCAGGGGTTGCCCCGAGCCGTATCCGGGGTGCCATTGCGGCGGGTGTCGTTCCTCCCCTGGAGGCGCCCTGGCAGGAGGGAATCCGCAACGCCCTGAACATCGAATGTCTCAAGGTGGGACTTTCCCTTGATTTGGGAATGGAGATTCGTTACCGTGCTCCCGCTGAAGTGGGAGCGGACCGGATTGTGAATGCTGTCGCAGGTGTGGCGAAATTCGGATTTCCCCTCATCATTGCCGATTTTGGCACGGCCCTCACGCTCGATGTGGTGGATGGAGACGGGGCCTATCTCGGAGGAACGATCGCTCCGGGACTTTCCGTGAGCATGGAGGCGCTCTTCGGAAAGACGGCGAAACTGCCGAAGGTCGCCCTGGAGGCGCCGCCCTCGGTCATCGGGCGCACGACCATGGAATCCATCCAGTCGGGCATTCTCTTCGGCTATGCGGGGCTCGTGGACTCCCTGGCGCGGCGAATCTGGGCGGAGCTGGGAGTACGGACACCCCTCGTGGCGACGGGAGGGCAGGCGTTGGCGGTGGCTCCCTTCTCCGAGACCATCGGCACGGTGGAGCCCTGGCTTACTCTGGAGGGATTGCGCCTGCTCTTCCTTCGGAATTGCCCCGACAGGAGTGCCCATGTCCTTGCCTGA
- a CDS encoding ComEC/Rec2 family competence protein: MLWVSALGVPAIPATGVGVLLAAGLLLLGSGTGTDVAAGTQSFPEPGETVGSGSALARWNGAVMGTLFLVTALGCVFLAWRMVTPPRFAGGVSGTGTVTLERPWGRMRALLLDLPQGRFLLFVSPFGGHREGDRLSVQGYAEPLERGNGSLDMRPFWWARGVRAVLRPYSVRNEGASGASLAAWRSVLRRRILLELPRRVRGHLLAAWLGGRDPELAELHRRWGTSHLLAVSGFHVGLVAALVWVLLGKRRLGMFLAGGLVWGYALLAGAGPSALRAAAMVQLFLTGAFLGRKSGVTNAVAVVAAGLLLWRPWWFQDVGWRLSVTAVLVLGAYADLLGRRDAGKPGGNEESALSVARQGIAAGLLAWIATAGISASVFGPVPLAGALVNMVAIPVFAVLLPLASLAALPALLGIPGGEYAAGAMEWLFLWWEKGADGAATLLSASLEWSRLLGGGTVFLVTALVLGSCGIDRRRTFLISIILSGSVMAFFGA, translated from the coding sequence GTGCTTTGGGTTTCTGCTTTGGGCGTCCCGGCGATTCCCGCGACGGGGGTCGGAGTTCTGCTTGCGGCGGGATTGCTCCTGCTTGGGAGCGGGACGGGCACGGATGTCGCGGCGGGAACGCAGTCTTTTCCGGAACCCGGAGAAACAGTCGGCAGTGGCAGTGCGCTCGCAAGATGGAACGGTGCCGTTATGGGAACGCTTTTTCTCGTCACCGCACTGGGATGCGTTTTCCTCGCCTGGAGGATGGTGACACCTCCTCGCTTCGCCGGAGGCGTTTCGGGAACGGGAACGGTCACGCTCGAGCGCCCTTGGGGCAGGATGCGGGCTCTTCTCCTCGATCTGCCCCAGGGGCGGTTTCTTCTCTTCGTGTCGCCCTTCGGGGGCCACAGAGAGGGTGACCGTCTGTCCGTGCAGGGATATGCGGAACCACTGGAAAGAGGAAACGGCTCCTTGGACATGCGTCCCTTCTGGTGGGCGAGAGGTGTCCGTGCAGTGTTGCGTCCCTACTCGGTTCGCAACGAGGGCGCTTCCGGAGCGAGCCTCGCCGCCTGGCGCTCCGTTCTGCGTCGTCGTATCCTGCTGGAGCTGCCACGTCGCGTTCGGGGCCACCTCCTCGCCGCGTGGCTCGGAGGCCGGGATCCGGAGCTTGCGGAACTGCATCGACGGTGGGGGACTTCTCACCTTCTGGCCGTCTCGGGATTTCATGTCGGTCTCGTGGCTGCTCTCGTCTGGGTCCTCCTGGGAAAAAGACGTCTCGGGATGTTCCTTGCGGGGGGGCTTGTGTGGGGATATGCCCTCCTCGCCGGAGCAGGGCCGAGTGCACTTCGTGCTGCGGCGATGGTGCAGCTTTTTCTGACGGGAGCGTTCCTCGGCAGGAAAAGCGGTGTGACGAACGCCGTCGCGGTTGTCGCCGCAGGGCTTCTGTTGTGGCGCCCCTGGTGGTTTCAGGATGTGGGGTGGCGTCTTTCCGTCACGGCGGTTCTCGTTCTCGGAGCCTATGCGGATCTTCTCGGGCGACGGGACGCGGGCAAACCCGGCGGAAATGAGGAAAGCGCTCTCTCCGTGGCACGACAGGGAATCGCGGCGGGACTGCTGGCATGGATCGCCACGGCGGGCATCAGCGCCTCCGTGTTCGGTCCCGTTCCTCTTGCGGGCGCACTTGTGAACATGGTTGCCATTCCGGTCTTCGCTGTCCTGCTCCCCCTTGCTTCCCTTGCGGCGTTGCCGGCCCTTTTGGGAATTCCCGGTGGCGAATATGCCGCAGGAGCGATGGAATGGCTCTTCCTCTGGTGGGAAAAAGGCGCCGACGGTGCGGCGACGCTCCTTTCCGCCTCGCTGGAATGGTCGCGGCTGCTGGGAGGCGGAACGGTCTTTCTGGTGACGGCTCTTGTCCTTGGAAGTTGCGGAATCGACCGGAGACGGACATTCCTGATCTCGATCATCCTGAGCGGAAGTGTCATGGCGTTCTTCGGAGCATGA
- a CDS encoding ComEA family DNA-binding protein, which produces MFSPRIRGMLVLAAGVACLLAAWGLVGLFAGRWHGGAPTTEAGSALPFLSTRENPEEKTGSGSDNARISAPSPVRPSASVPEEWFVYVTGAVIRPGVYALPAGSRVYAALERAGGFSGEADTEAVNLAAPLADGVHFHVPRKGEEPRHDSSGGVPSAGASAPSVPPRPGSVGTGGSAVKINLNTATEADLEKLPGVGPKTAAAIVADREARGPFGRIEDLQRVRGIGSKKFEALKDFVTVGP; this is translated from the coding sequence ATGTTCTCTCCACGGATCCGGGGGATGCTCGTTCTTGCCGCTGGGGTGGCCTGTCTTCTCGCCGCCTGGGGGCTTGTTGGCCTCTTTGCGGGAAGATGGCACGGAGGAGCACCCACGACCGAAGCGGGCTCCGCGTTGCCTTTTCTGAGCACCCGGGAGAACCCGGAGGAAAAAACCGGTTCCGGAAGCGACAACGCGAGGATTTCGGCGCCGTCTCCTGTACGGCCTTCCGCATCCGTTCCGGAGGAGTGGTTCGTCTACGTCACCGGCGCCGTGATCCGTCCCGGTGTCTATGCCCTCCCTGCGGGGTCGAGGGTCTATGCGGCCCTTGAACGGGCGGGCGGCTTTTCCGGCGAGGCGGATACGGAAGCGGTGAATCTCGCGGCACCCCTGGCGGATGGGGTTCATTTCCATGTGCCGCGGAAAGGCGAGGAGCCACGGCACGATTCTTCCGGAGGAGTCCCGTCCGCCGGTGCTTCCGCCCCCTCCGTGCCGCCAAGGCCTGGCTCCGTGGGAACGGGGGGGAGCGCGGTCAAAATCAACCTCAACACTGCCACGGAGGCGGATCTGGAAAAGCTTCCCGGTGTGGGCCCCAAGACTGCGGCGGCCATCGTGGCGGACCGTGAGGCTCGCGGTCCCTTCGGCAGGATTGAGGATTTGCAGCGCGTGCGGGGCATCGGTTCCAAGAAGTTCGAAGCCTTGAAGGATTTTGTGACCGTAGGCCCGTGA
- the miaB gene encoding tRNA (N6-isopentenyl adenosine(37)-C2)-methylthiotransferase MiaB: MTSFSLRVFGCQMNVYDADRLRTAFVERGWTETSQEEARVLVFLTCSIRDKAEQKVWSELGRVGAERKGAEYPLVAVAGCMAARVGERMARRFPWIRVVVGPRHLGDLPEALEKSLADGALRLLLDEDPREVRDLCVPPTRRDNPWKGFVSIAHGCDNYCSYCIVPYVRGRFQSRSPGEILDEIRALVDDGVQEITLLGQNVNSYGTDGAAEGWTFAFLLRQAARLSGVKRLRFATNHPKDLTDDVIAVMAEEPAVCPSLNLPLQAGSDRILALMNRGYSVERYALLIDKLRSTLVAPGITSDLIVGFPGEREEDFRASCACLERFRFDMVHTASYSIREGTRAASMEGHLSEEVKQERLRVVNALQREISLEINKSLEGRVFEVLLDGHAPRGGGLLQGRTPHDKVVLVKAPETLLGHFVHVEILQGEHWCLRGRILPSADRRPLRGVSAGNTAPPSGMAPGTPPEVLSAVIPCGSSSCACCFCPEKDV, encoded by the coding sequence GTGACGTCCTTTTCCCTGCGGGTGTTCGGATGTCAGATGAACGTCTATGACGCGGACCGTCTCCGCACAGCCTTCGTCGAACGAGGCTGGACCGAGACGTCGCAGGAGGAAGCACGGGTGCTCGTCTTTCTCACTTGTAGCATCCGCGACAAGGCGGAACAGAAGGTGTGGAGCGAGCTGGGGAGGGTTGGTGCGGAACGAAAGGGTGCGGAATACCCCCTTGTTGCCGTGGCGGGGTGCATGGCTGCTCGTGTGGGCGAGCGCATGGCCCGTCGTTTTCCCTGGATTCGGGTCGTGGTGGGTCCCCGTCATCTGGGAGATCTCCCCGAGGCTTTGGAGAAGAGCCTTGCCGACGGAGCGCTCCGCCTTCTCCTCGACGAAGATCCCCGGGAGGTGCGTGATCTCTGCGTGCCTCCGACAAGACGCGACAACCCCTGGAAAGGGTTTGTCTCCATCGCCCACGGCTGCGACAACTACTGTTCTTACTGCATCGTCCCCTATGTGCGGGGGCGTTTTCAGTCCCGCTCTCCCGGGGAGATCCTCGATGAAATTCGGGCGCTCGTGGACGATGGCGTCCAGGAAATAACGCTTCTCGGACAGAACGTCAACAGCTACGGCACCGACGGCGCCGCGGAAGGGTGGACGTTCGCGTTCCTGTTGCGGCAGGCGGCACGCCTTTCCGGCGTGAAACGCCTCCGCTTCGCCACCAACCATCCAAAGGATCTCACCGACGATGTCATCGCCGTCATGGCGGAGGAACCCGCCGTCTGCCCGTCCCTTAACCTTCCTCTCCAGGCGGGAAGCGATCGTATTCTCGCTCTCATGAACCGGGGATATTCCGTGGAGCGATATGCCCTTCTCATCGACAAGCTCCGAAGCACCCTCGTCGCTCCGGGGATCACCAGCGATCTCATCGTGGGTTTTCCAGGGGAGCGCGAGGAGGATTTTCGTGCGTCCTGCGCATGTCTCGAGCGGTTCCGCTTCGACATGGTGCACACCGCCTCCTATTCGATCCGGGAAGGTACGCGGGCGGCGTCCATGGAAGGCCATCTCTCGGAGGAAGTGAAACAGGAGCGTCTTCGCGTCGTGAATGCGCTGCAGCGCGAGATCTCCCTGGAAATCAACAAAAGCCTCGAAGGAAGAGTGTTCGAGGTGCTTCTGGACGGTCATGCTCCCCGTGGCGGTGGGCTCCTCCAGGGGCGCACGCCTCACGACAAGGTCGTTCTGGTGAAGGCTCCCGAGACGCTCCTGGGACATTTCGTTCACGTGGAAATCCTCCAGGGTGAGCACTGGTGTCTGAGAGGTCGAATCCTTCCTTCTGCGGATCGTCGTCCTCTACGGGGCGTTTCCGCCGGAAACACCGCTCCTCCGTCGGGCATGGCCCCGGGAACGCCGCCGGAGGTCCTCTCGGCGGTGATACCCTGTGGCTCCTCTTCCTGTGCCTGCTGTTTTTGCCCGGAAAAGGACGTGTAA
- the rd gene encoding rubredoxin, giving the protein MKKYICTVCGYVYDPANGDPDSGIAPGTAFEDIPEDWVCPVCGVAKDMFEPAE; this is encoded by the coding sequence ATGAAGAAGTACATTTGCACGGTATGTGGGTACGTGTATGATCCTGCTAACGGAGATCCCGATTCCGGTATCGCACCGGGAACGGCCTTCGAAGATATTCCCGAGGATTGGGTTTGCCCTGTTTGCGGTGTTGCCAAGGACATGTTCGAACCTGCGGAGTAG
- a CDS encoding M24 family metallopeptidase: MAGEHVWRRVIAVQALLAERNVDALVLLLQEGVNWESVYYLSGFRGTSGALLVTGDDAVLVTDGRYLAQARRQSPFSLVPQEGQGLLDVLGDLLRRRHLKSVGFEGDKVSFATYRRLADMGVWWEDVSDLLPRLRRRKDAQERRLIEEAAKRASFAFLEMLKRLEPGMTERRVAALLEFLLREAGADGGWGTMDFIVASGPRSALPHGRPTDRSMERGEWVTVDFGARYEGYVCDITRTISLGEADPWARNMHALILEAQAKGSAALRTGSAVREVDEAARNVIVAAGMGECFSHGLGHGIGLSVHEAPRLSFRSEEILEVGDVVTVEPGVYLEGRGGVRVEDNYLMEESGAVCLTEYLSRELFVI, translated from the coding sequence ATGGCGGGAGAGCATGTGTGGCGTCGGGTTATCGCGGTGCAGGCTTTACTCGCGGAACGGAACGTGGATGCCCTCGTTCTTCTGCTTCAAGAGGGTGTGAATTGGGAGAGCGTCTATTACCTTTCGGGATTCCGGGGGACGAGCGGCGCACTTCTCGTCACCGGGGACGATGCGGTTCTCGTGACGGACGGAAGATATCTCGCCCAGGCGCGCCGTCAGAGCCCCTTCTCCCTGGTGCCTCAGGAGGGACAGGGGCTTCTGGATGTCCTCGGTGATCTTTTGCGGCGTAGGCATCTCAAGTCCGTGGGATTCGAGGGAGACAAGGTCAGCTTCGCCACGTACCGGAGGCTTGCGGACATGGGGGTGTGGTGGGAGGACGTGTCGGACCTGCTTCCCCGGCTCCGCCGTCGCAAGGATGCACAGGAGCGTCGTCTTATCGAGGAGGCGGCGAAGCGGGCATCCTTCGCTTTTCTCGAGATGCTCAAGCGGCTGGAGCCGGGAATGACGGAACGCCGTGTTGCGGCCCTTCTGGAGTTTCTGCTCCGGGAAGCCGGAGCGGATGGTGGCTGGGGAACCATGGATTTCATCGTGGCCTCGGGTCCGAGAAGTGCTTTGCCCCACGGGCGTCCCACGGATCGCTCCATGGAGCGTGGGGAATGGGTCACCGTCGACTTCGGTGCTCGCTACGAAGGGTACGTGTGCGACATCACCCGCACTATTTCCCTGGGAGAAGCGGATCCCTGGGCGCGGAACATGCATGCCCTGATCCTGGAGGCCCAGGCGAAAGGGAGTGCGGCGCTCCGCACGGGATCCGCCGTGCGGGAGGTGGACGAGGCTGCGAGAAACGTCATCGTTGCGGCGGGCATGGGCGAGTGTTTTTCCCACGGCCTCGGACACGGCATCGGCCTTTCGGTCCACGAGGCACCGCGTCTTTCCTTCCGGTCGGAGGAGATCCTGGAGGTGGGGGATGTGGTGACGGTGGAACCGGGCGTCTATCTTGAGGGACGGGGCGGCGTGCGCGTCGAGGATAACTACCTCATGGAAGAGAGCGGTGCGGTCTGCCTTACCGAGTATCTGTCCAGGGAACTCTTCGTGATCTGA
- a CDS encoding AIR synthase related protein has protein sequence MTIERDSRAPTGKMAPRALEEHILAFRGSPRKDVLVGPAVGEDAAVIALPGGPFLVVASDPVVGAAKGAGRLLVHVNANDVASKGGEPAYLLVTMILPRNMTERDAAAFMEEMHEACLELNIAIVGGHTEFSDRYAAPVLSGTLLGYAERCLRAEEMRPGDVLLMTKHVGLEGMSILAADRPDLLAVCCTQEEIREIRSWGDFLSVLPEARILRPWARFLHDPTEGGFLGGLGELARLSRAEVRLLPETVTVHPLTRRCAQTLAFDPLHLISSGVLLAVLPPEHLDEACRCLSGVGIPFSVVGNLVEAGGNVSFDAREELWRLLVMEVPR, from the coding sequence ATGACCATCGAGAGAGATTCTAGGGCGCCGACGGGGAAAATGGCTCCTCGGGCGCTGGAGGAGCATATCCTCGCCTTTCGGGGAAGTCCCCGGAAGGATGTACTGGTCGGTCCCGCCGTTGGGGAGGATGCGGCGGTCATCGCCCTTCCGGGAGGACCGTTTCTCGTGGTCGCCTCCGATCCGGTGGTGGGGGCCGCGAAAGGGGCGGGGCGACTGCTCGTGCATGTGAACGCCAACGACGTGGCTTCCAAGGGGGGTGAACCGGCGTATTTACTGGTGACCATGATTCTCCCCCGCAACATGACCGAGCGCGACGCGGCGGCGTTCATGGAGGAGATGCACGAGGCCTGCCTGGAACTGAACATCGCCATTGTGGGGGGGCATACGGAGTTTTCCGACCGCTATGCCGCGCCGGTGCTCTCGGGAACGCTTCTCGGCTATGCGGAGCGCTGTCTTCGAGCAGAGGAGATGCGGCCTGGGGATGTGCTCCTCATGACCAAGCACGTCGGCCTGGAGGGGATGTCCATTCTCGCCGCGGACCGCCCGGACCTTCTCGCCGTCTGCTGTACCCAGGAAGAAATCCGGGAGATCCGTTCCTGGGGCGACTTTTTGTCCGTGTTGCCCGAGGCAAGGATTCTTCGTCCCTGGGCACGCTTTCTTCACGATCCGACGGAGGGGGGATTTCTCGGAGGACTCGGAGAGCTTGCACGCCTCTCCCGGGCCGAGGTTCGGCTCCTGCCCGAAACGGTGACTGTGCATCCGCTCACGCGTCGCTGTGCACAAACGCTCGCTTTCGATCCGCTGCACCTCATCTCCTCCGGTGTGCTCCTCGCGGTGCTGCCCCCGGAGCATCTGGACGAGGCGTGCCGTTGCCTCTCCGGAGTGGGCATTCCCTTTTCCGTGGTGGGAAATCTCGTGGAGGCAGGAGGAAACGTTTCCTTCGACGCGAGGGAGGAACTCTGGAGACTGCTGGTTATGGAGGTGCCTCGTTGA
- a CDS encoding epoxyqueuosine reductase QueH produces the protein MRKRLREGTGENIRWNGAAGRLFPEGGVPGLPLSKDSGGELRKETEGLLLHLCCAPDGTIPWPTLEEEPFTVTGYFYGGNIHPEEEYLLRLAAVRRLASEHRRLVVEHYAPEEWFRLLAPFEAEPEGGERCRRCFRLQLENAAREALRRGCRVLCTTLTISPHKNPDEINRIGVAVAEQFGLRWLHRIWRKGNGFARSVEESRRLGLYRQGYCGCLYSRNERNGGVEFS, from the coding sequence GTGCGGAAGCGTCTTCGCGAGGGAACGGGGGAGAACATCAGGTGGAACGGGGCTGCGGGACGTCTCTTCCCGGAAGGGGGCGTGCCGGGTTTGCCGCTGTCGAAGGACAGTGGGGGGGAACTGCGGAAGGAGACGGAAGGGCTTCTTCTGCATCTCTGCTGTGCGCCCGATGGGACGATTCCTTGGCCGACGCTGGAGGAGGAACCCTTCACTGTTACGGGGTATTTTTATGGAGGGAACATCCATCCCGAAGAGGAATACCTCTTGCGCCTCGCCGCAGTGCGACGCCTTGCCTCGGAACATCGGCGTCTTGTGGTGGAGCACTACGCGCCGGAGGAGTGGTTTCGTCTTCTTGCTCCCTTTGAGGCGGAGCCGGAGGGAGGCGAGCGCTGTCGGCGCTGTTTTCGGCTTCAACTTGAGAACGCCGCCCGGGAGGCTCTGCGCCGGGGATGCCGCGTTCTCTGCACGACTCTCACCATCAGTCCCCACAAGAACCCCGACGAGATCAACCGTATCGGAGTCGCCGTGGCGGAACAGTTCGGACTTCGGTGGCTTCATCGAATCTGGCGGAAGGGAAACGGTTTCGCACGCTCCGTGGAGGAAAGCCGTCGTCTCGGTCTCTACCGCCAGGGATATTGCGGATGTCTGTACAGCCGCAACGAGAGGAACGGAGGAGTTGAGTTTTCATGA